One Cicer arietinum cultivar CDC Frontier isolate Library 1 chromosome 8, Cicar.CDCFrontier_v2.0, whole genome shotgun sequence DNA segment encodes these proteins:
- the LOC101499642 gene encoding stromal processing peptidase, chloroplastic, which yields MVVIPMATSTSSSSSISVVGTGTSFSHRHHRHFHSPSSISSRFHNNRFLLSSSLAFSPRRDSRRVVHGGGLGLRRNKPDIWKHYSSFLSEPAAPLQKSCTSCCHASTKKRRGSLARFVPAAFFDKSSFGLSKDKLRYGYVKRVQLPRATVGPDEPHAASTTWPDGIAEKQDLSVSDSELEMIEGFLSSELPSHPKLYRGQLKNGLRYLILPNKVPPTRFEAHMEVHAGSIDEEDDEQGIAHMIEHVAFLGSKKREKLLGTGARSNAYTDFHHTVFHIHAPTSTKDSDDLLPSVLDALNEIAFHPKFLASRIEKERRAILSELQMMNTIEYRVDCQLLQHLHSENKLSKRFPIGLEDQIKKWDADKIRKFHERWYFPANATLYIVGDIDNISKTVNQIEAVFGQTGVDNEKGSVASPSAFGAMASFLVPKLSVGLGGNSIERSTNTTDQSKIFNKERQAVRPPVKHNWSLPESSANLNAPQIFQHELLQNFSINMFCKIPVNKVQTYRDLRVVLMKRIFLSALHFRINTRYKSSNPPFTSVELDHSDSGREGCTVTTLTITAEPNNWQNAIRVAVHEVRRLKEFGVTQGELTRYLDALLKDSEHLAAMIDNVSSVDNLDFIMESDALGHQVMDQRQGHESLLAVAGTVTLDEVNSVGAEVLEFIADFGKPTAPLPAAIVACVPKKVHIEGAGETEFKISSTGITDAIKAGLNEPIEPEPELEVPKELVQSAKLQELKNLRKPAFIPLSPETGATKLHDEETGITRRRLANGIPVNYKISNSETQSGVMRLIVGGGRAAESSDSRGSVIVGVRTLSEGGRVGNFSREQVELFCVNHLINCSLESTEEFISMEFRFTLRDNGMRAAFQLLHMVLEHSVWLDDAFDRARQLYLSYYRSIPKSLERSTAHKLMVAMLDGDERFTEPTPNSLESLTLQSVKDAVMNQFVGDNMEVSIVGDFTEEDIESCILDYLGTAQARRNFKTEQEFIPPSFRPSPSNLLFQEVFLNDTDERACAYIAGPAPNRWGFTVDGNDLLKTIDITPSISDNGAKSDALQTKGGPRKSLRSHPLFFGITMGLLSEIINSRLFTTVRDSLGLTYDVSFELNLFDRLKLGWYVISVTSTPSKVHKAVDACKNVLRGVHSNRITDRELDRAKRTLLMRHEAEIKSNAYWLGLLAHLQASSVPRKDISCIKDLTFLYEDATVEDIYLAYEQLKVDEDSLYSCIGVAGAQTAQDIAAPLEEEEADDGYPGILPVGRGLSTMTRPTT from the exons ATGGTGGTTATACCAATGGCTACTTCAACTTCATCGTCTTCTTCTATCTCCGTCGTTGGAACTGGAACTTCCTTCTCTCATCGTCATCATCGCCACTTTCACTCTCCCTCTTCAATCTCCAGTCGATTCCACAATAACCGTTTCCTCTTATCTTCTTCACTCGCTTTCTCTCCTCGACG TGATAGTAGAAGAGTTGTTCACGGTGGTGGATTAGGTTTACGAAGAAACAAACCTGATATTTGGAAACACTATTCTTCCTTCCTTTCTGAACCGGCTGCACCGTTACAGAAAAGCTGTACTTCTTGCTGTCATGCTTCCACAAAGAAGCGCCGTGGAAGTCTTGCGAGATTTGTTCCCGCTGCTTTTTTTGATAAGTCTTCTTTCGGTTTATCTAAGGATAAGCTCCGTTATGGCTAT GTCAAGCGGGTTCAACTTCCCCGTGCAACTGTTGGTCCAGATGAGCCACATGCTGCAAGCACAACCTGGCCGGATGGCATTGCTGAAAAACAAGACTTAAGTGTGTCGGATTCTGAACTAGAAATGATAGAGGGGTTTTTGAGTTCTGAACTCCCATCTCACCCTAAGTTGTATCGAGGTCAACTCAAGAATGGGCTGCGCTATTTGATTCTGCCAAATAAAGTTCCACCAACAAG GTTTGAAGCACACATGGAAGTTCATGCAGGATCGATAGATGAAGAGGACGATGAGCAAGGAATTGCACATATGATTGAACATGTTGCTTTCTTAGGAAGTAAAAAACGTGAGAAGCTTTTGGGAACAGGAGCTCGTTCAAATGCTTATACGGATTTCCATCATACAGTATTTCACATCCATGCTCCTACCTCTACCAAG GATTCTGATGATCTTCTTCCATCCGTTCTGGATGCCCTGAATGAG ATAGCGTTCCACCCAAAGTTCCTTGCATCTAGAATTGAAAAAGAACGGCGTGCTATACTCTCAGAGCTTCAAATGATGAACACAATAGAGTATCGAGTTGATTGCCAG TTGTTACAACATTTGCATTCTGAAAACAAGCTGAGCAAAAGGTTTCCAATCGGGTTAGAAGATCAGATAAAGAAGTGGGATGcagataaaataagaaaatttcaCGAGCGTTGGTATTTCCCTGCAAATGCTACATTGTACATTGTGGGGGATATTGATAACATCTCAAAGACTGTTAACCAGATCGAA GCTGTTTTTGGACAGACTGGTGTAGACAATGAGAAAGGTTCTGTAGCCTCTCCAAGTGCATTTGGTGCAATGGCTAGTTTTCTCGTTCCTAAGCTGTCTGTTGGTCTAGGTGGAAATTCTATTGAAAGATCAACCAATACAACGGAccaatcaaaaatatttaataaggAACGACAAGCTGTTCGTCCTCCTGTGAAGCATAACTGGTCACTTCCTGAAAGCAGTGCAAATTTGAATGCCCCACAGATATTTCAACATGAGTTGCTTCAAAACTTTTCAATTAATATGTTCTGCAAG ATTCCAGTGAATAAGGTTCAAACATACAGAGATTTGCGTGTTGTCTTGAtgaaaagaatatttttgtCAGCTCTTCATTTTCGTATTAATACAAGATATAAG AGTTCGAATCCACCATTCACTTCAGTTGAATTGGATCATAGTGATTCTGGAAGGGAAGGATGTACTGTGACCACTCTTACCATAACTGCAGAACCAAACAATTGGCAAAATGCTATTAGAGTTGCTGTTCATGAG GTTCGCAGACTTAAAGAATTTGGTGTTACCCAGGGTGAATTAACTCGCTATCTAGACGCTCT TCTGAAAGATAGCGAACACCTAGCAGCCATGATTGATAATGTATCTTCTGTTGATAACTTGGATTTTATCATGGAAAGTGATGCTCTAGGACATCAAGTTATGGACCAGAGACAAGGGCATGAAAGTTTGCTTGCTGTTGCTGGGACAGTTACCCTTGATGAg GTTAATTCTGTTGGTGCTGAGGTGTTAGAGTTTATAGCTGATTTTGGAAAGCCCACTGCACCCCTTCCCGCAGCAATTGTTGCATGTGTTCCCAAAAAAGTTCATATTGAAGGGGCTGGTGAAACAGAGTTCAAGATATCATCAACTGGAATTACAGATGCTATCAAAGCTGGATTGAATGAACCTATTGAGCCAGAACCCGAG CTTGAGGTTCCAAAAGAACTTGTGCAATCAGCAAAGCTACAAGAGTTAAAAAACCTGCGCAAGCCAGCCTTTATTCCATTAAGTCCTGAAACAGGTGCTACAAAACTTCACGATGAGGAAACTGGAATCACCCGGCGCCGCCTTGCAAATGGAATTCCTGTCAACTATAAG ATATCCAACAGTGAAACACAAAGTGGTGTGATGCGGTTGATTGTTGGTGGCGGACGAGCAGCTGAGAGTTCTGATTCAAGAGGATCTGTGATTGTGGGTGTTAGGACGCTTAGTGAGGGAGGTCGTGTTGGCAACTTCTCAAGGGAGCAG GTTGAACTTTTCTGTGTAAATCACCTGATAAATTGCTCCTTAGAATCTACGGAGGAGTTCATATCTATGGAGTTCCGTTTTACTTTAAGGGATAACGGTATGCGCGCAGCCTTTCAATTGCTTCACATGGTGCTTGAG CATAGTGTCTGGTTAGATGATGCTTTTGATCGAGCAAGGCAACTGTATCTGTCATATTACCGATCCATCCCCAAGAGCTTGGAACGCTCAACTGCTCACAAACTTATGGTAGCAATGTTGGATGGAGATGAGCGGTTTACTGAGCCAACACCAAATTCACTAGAAAGTTTAACTTTGCAATCTGTCAAGGATGCCGTAATGAATCAATTTGTTGGAGATAACATGGAG GTATCCATTGTGGGTGACTTCACCGAGGAGGACATTGAATCATGTATTCTAGATTACCTTGGCACAGCTCAGGCCAGAAGAAACTTTAAAACAGAGCAAGAATTCATCCCACCATCATTTCGACCATCTCCATCCAATTTGCTGTTTCAAGAA GTTTTCTTAAATGATACTGATGAGAGGGCATGTGCTTATATTGCTGGGCCAGCACCAAACCGTTGGGGTTTTACTGTTGATGGAAATGACCTGTTAAAGACAATTGATATTACACCATCAATCAGTG ATAATGGGGCTAAATCTGATGCTCTACAAACAAAAGGTGGTCCACGAAAGAGCCTCCGTAGTCATCCTCTTTTCTTTGGTATAACAATGGGACTACTTTCTGAAATTATAAATTCTAG GCTCTTCACAACAGTCAGAGATTCACTGGGGTTGACATACGACGTGTCATTCGAATTAAACTTGTTTGATAGGCTTAAACTAGGGTGGTATGTGATCTCCGTAACATCAACTCCAAGCAAG GTGCACAAAGCTGTTGATGCATGCAAGAATGTTCTTAGAGGTGTACATAGCAACAGGATAACAGACAGGGAATTGGACAGG GCTAAACGGACCCTTCTTATGAGACATGAAGCTGAAATTAAGTCAAATGCATACTGGTTGGGATTGCTAGCTCACTTACAAGCGTCTTCTGTTCCAAGGAAG GACATATCATGTATCAAAGACCTCACTTTTCTATATGAAGATGCTACCGTTGAGGATATATACCTTGCATATGAACAGTTGAAAGTGGACGAGGATTCTCTATATTCATGCATTGGGGTTGCTGGTGCTCAGACTGCGCAAGATATAGCAG CTCCTTTAGAAGAGGAAGAAGCTGATGATGGTTATCCAGGTATTCTTCCTGTGGGACGAGGTTTATCTACAATGACACGGCCTACTACCTAA
- the LOC101499325 gene encoding uncharacterized protein, with translation MMRTPISINDENGLKKGPWSPEEDKILVDHIQKHGHGSWRALPRLAGLNRCGKSCRLRWTNYLRPDIRRGNFSDQEENLIINLHALLGNKWAAIATHLPGRTDNEIKNFWNTHLKKKLMQMGLDPVTHRPRTDHLDLLNNLQQIILNAANIVTNCDINNNALIRLQQLMTLSSNSSQSLINDVFGINNNNNTHSNNYLQNFYDGSNIGFSSSQIIEPNLQNFEDPLQQLVPQACRYQEYLNGDFTNVAASTISSSLLPNLVSVSHRCDSPVKVEEDNMMKNAKECCSPSSTTLETWGDFMNEDANDAYWKDFIEQHASQP, from the exons ATGATGAGAACACCAATTAGCATTAATGATGAAAATGGTTTGAAGAAAGGTCCATGGAGTCCAGAagaagataaaatattagtGGATCATATTCAGAAACATGGTCATGGAAGTTGGAGAGCTCTTCCAAGGCTTGCAGGATTGAACAGATGTGGAAAGAGTTGCAGATTAAGATGGACTAATTATCTAAGGCCTGATATTAGAAGAGGAAATTTTTCTGATCAAGAAGAAAATCTCATTATCAATTTACATGCACTTCTTGGAAATAA GTGGGCAGCTATAGCAACACATCTTCCAGGAAGGACTGATAATGAAATAAAGAATTTTTGGAACACACATTTGAAGAAAAAGCTAATGCAAATGGGTTTAGATCCAGTGACACACAGGCCAAGAACAGATCACCTAGACCTTCTTAACAATCTACAACAGATAATATTGAATGCTGCAAATATTGTCACAAATTGTGACATAAATAATAATGCTCTAATTAGGCTACAACAACTCATGACTCTTTCTTCAAACTCATCACAAAGTTTGATAAATGATGTTTTtggaattaataataataataatactcaCTCCAATAATTACCTACAAAACTTTTATGATGGTTCCAATATtggtttttcttcttctcaaaTAATTGAGCCTAATTTGCAAAACTTTGAAGACCCTCTTCAGCAATTAGTACCACAAGCATGTAGGTATCAAGAGTACTTGAATGGAGATTTTACAAATGTTGCTGCCTCAACAATATCATCAAGTTTGCTTCCAAATTTGGTTTCAGTTTCGCATCGATGTGATTCGCCTGTTAAGGTAGAAGAAGATAACATGATGAAAAATGCAAAAGAATGTTGTAGTCCTTCTTCTACCACCTTAGAAACTTGGGGAGATTTCATGAATGAGGATGCAAATGATGCTTATTGGAAAGATTTCATTGA aCAACATGCTAGCCAACCATAG
- the LOC101500488 gene encoding uncharacterized protein — MGVGGVPVPAASLLFSSTKKSTTFLYSHTPKFEVKANAAFITDSNWFQVGRPIGNYGFMNITTTSAPNTGGLKTQDVEEGSVNIRLYEGRVSQGPLRQTPVLFKVYPGRRAGGVVADMMAANELNSHMFFQSSSKGISQHLMLLLGGFETTTGEQWLAFRDYGKYSAADYAKVASEKVSKLSSWNSFERGQTFKRRHRFVIKLLQGAMRGLAYMHDHDRLHQSLGPFSVSLNTISEREATYLIPRLRDLSFSVSVRYSELEDSGVGPLTEGLWARASRASAFTYIDKRAFGIADDIYEAGLLFAYLAFVPFCEAGLLDGLSLQRLLENTFRLDLEAAREYCIADDKLVNAIEFLDLGNGAGWELLQAMLNADFRKRPTADAVMNHRFMTGEVL, encoded by the exons ATGGGTGTTGGTGGTGTTCCTGTTCCCGCTGCGTCCTTGTTGTTCAGTTCCACAAAGAAATCAACAACATTCTTGTACTCACACACTCCCAAATTTGAAGTTAAAGCTAATGCCGCATTTATCACTGACTCCAATTGGTTCCAAGTTGGTCGACCCATTGGCAACTACGGCTTCATGAACATCACTACCACTAGTGCCCCAAACACTGGTGGATTGAAAACTCAAGATGTTGAAGAAGGCAGCGTCAACATCAG GCTTTATGAAGGCAGGGTTTCCCAGGGTCCACTTAGACAAACCCCTGTTCTTTTTAAG gtTTATCCTGGAAGACGAGCTGGTGGGGTTGTGGCTGATATGATGGCTGCAAACGAGTTGAATTCTCATATGTTCTTTCAA AGCAGTTCTAAAGGTATTAGTCAGCATCTTATGTTACTTTTAGGTGGCTTTGAAACAACTACTGGAGAGCAG TGGCTTGCTTTTCGTGATTATGGGAAATATAGCGCAGCAGACTATGCAAAAGTTGCGAGTGAGAAGGTATCAAAACTGTCTTCATGGAATAGCTTTGAACGAGGACAAACATTCAAAAGAAGACACCGTTTCGTTATAAAGCTGCTTCAGGGTGCTATGAGAGGTTTGGCTTACATGCATGATCATGATAGATTGCATCAGAGTCTTGGACCATTTTCTGTGTCTCTCAA CACAATTTCTGAAAGAGAAGCTACCTATTTGATTCCAAGACTTAGGGATTTATCTTTTTCTGTTAGTGTCAG GTACTCAGAACTAGAGGATTCAGGAGTAGGACCACTTACGGAGGGTCTTTGGGCACGAGCTTCACGAGCTAGTGCATTCACTTATATAGATAAAAGAGCTTTTGGAATAGCCGATGACAT ATATGAGGCAGGCCTTCTTTTTGCATACTTGGCTTTTGTTCCATTTTGTGAAGCTGGTCTTTTGGATGGCCTTTCCTTGCAA AGACTTTTAGAGAACACTTTCCGACTTGATCTTGAAGCAGCACGAGA GTACTGTATAGCAGATGACAAGTTAGTTAATGCCATCGAATTCCTGGATCTAGGTAATGGTGCTGGTTGGGAGTTACTTCAG GCAATGCTTAACGCCGACTTTCGAAAGAGACCAACTGCAGACGCTGTTATGAATCACCGGTTTATGACTGGGGAAGTCCTTTGA
- the LOC101500170 gene encoding histone acetyltransferase MCC1, protein MVNPKGSSQSKICYRPIRPSDLDVLEHIHGRLFPIRYESAFFQDVVNGRDIVSWGAVDLNRPNGQSDELIGFVTARIVLAKESEIVDLLGYDSAKSDQTLVYILTLGVVESYRSLGIASSLIREVIKYGSSIPTCRAVYLHVISFNISAINLYKKMSFKCVRRLQGFYFINGQHYDSFLFIHYVNGGRSPCSPLELLSAMISYMKSGFKAVAAKLCKNEVRKISRWGKCKENHSLVSTIPSKRNTAVECTGCECV, encoded by the exons ATGGTAAACCCGAAAGGGTCTAGTCAGTCGAAAATATGCTACAGGCCTATCCGGCCTTCTGATCTTGACGTTTTAGAGCATATCCATGGTAGACTATTTCCAATCAG GTATGAATCTGCTTTTTTCCAAGATGTGGTAAATGGGCGCGACATTGTGTCATGGGGAGCTGTTGACCTTAATCGACCAAATGGCCAAAGTGACGAACTCATTGGATTTGTAACTGCAAGGATTGTTCTTGCTAAAGAAAGTGAG ATAGTGGATTTGCTTGGATATGACTCGGCCAAATCTGATCAGACTTTAGTGTACATTCTAACACTGGGAGTAGTGGAATCATATAGGAGTCTTGGAATAG CTTCTTCTCTGATTCGGGAGGTCATAAAATATGGTTCAAGTATTCCAACGTGCCGAGCGGTTTACTTGCATGTAATTTCTTTCAATATCTCAGCAATCAATTTATACAAGAAAATGTCTTTCAAGTGTGTTAGAAGGCTGCAgggattttattttatcaatggCCAACATTATGATTCATTTTTATTCATTCACTATGTAAATGGGGGACGGTCTCCTTGCTCGCCATT AGAGCTTCTTTCTGCAATGATAAGCTACATGAAGAGTGGCTTTAAGGCAGTGGCTGCCAAGCTGTGCAAGAACGAAGTTAGGAAGATATCAAGGTGGGGAAAGTGTAAAGAAAACCATTCTCTTGTCTCGACAATACCCAGCAAAAGAAATACGGCGGTCGAGTGTACTGGTTGTGAGTGTGTGTAA